A genomic stretch from Coregonus clupeaformis isolate EN_2021a chromosome 23, ASM2061545v1, whole genome shotgun sequence includes:
- the LOC121536177 gene encoding CD276 antigen-like: protein MASLIFISILLLSATAASENEVTGIIGESVLLACDLISSTAIDTARLRFYWQDKSNKVLYSFNKGEENQHQHVLYTKRIKAFGAEMSSGNISIKLSQVTLQDNQNTYLAFATLFGENGISGSETRCNATLLVAARFLTPSVTVNETNMNVTCSTQGGYPKPTVTWTIHDVLWAQKRTLDPHEVQTNFTLDPESGLYTVWSQVNSTENQTVTCHIFNPVLKETVSNTAVVGLSQSIHTDPTGDVQEGLSAGLIGVIISILITFIFGVIYFVFKYCHGARGGATGASRVATGASGVATGASGVATGASRVATGASGVATGASRVATGASRVATGASRVATGGDEELSILMGSTTSQPQDNGSVDQVDGATVTNANGAAANRAEGVTEPVDDTAGGSWSTPGE, encoded by the exons ATGGCAAGCCTGATATTCATTagtattttgttgttgtctg CAACAGCTGCATCTGAGAATGAAGTCACTGGGATTATAGGAGAGTCTGTTCTCCTGGCCTGCGACCTGATTTCATCCACGGCCATCGACACAGCAAGACTCCGGTTCTATTGGCAAGATAAGTCCAATAAAGTGTTGTACTCGTTCAACAAAGGAGAAGAGAACCAACATCAGCACGTCCTTTACACAAAAAGGATTAAAGCCTTTGGGGCTGAGATGAGTTCTGGGAATATCTCTATCAAACTCAGCCAAGTAACACTTCAAGATAACCAGAACACCTACTTGGCTTTCGCTACACTGTTCGGCGAGAATGGTATCAGCGGGTCGGAAACAAGGTGCAACGCTACCCTACTTGTGGCAG CACGGTTCCTGACACCCAGTGTGACTGTGAACGAAACAAATATGAATGTCACGTGTTCAACCCAGGGGGGATACCCAAAACCAACGGTCACATGGACCATCCATGATGTCCTGTGGGCTCAGAAGCGTACTCTGGACCCGCATGAAGTACAGACCAACTTTACACTTGATCCTGAAAGTGGACTGTACACCGTCTGGAGCCAAGTGAATTCCACAGAAAATCAGACGGTGACCTGCCATATCTTCAACCCCGTTCTGAAGGAGACTGTAAGCAACACAGCCGTCGTCGGTCTCAGTCAGAGCATTCACACAGACCCTACAG GTGATGTTCAGGAAGGCTTGTCTGCCGGCCTTATTGGAGTCATTATTTCAATATTGATTACGTTTATCTTCGGGGTGatttattttgttttcaaataCT GTCATGGAGCCAGAGGTGGTGCAACAGGAGCCAGCCGTGTTGCCACAGGAGCCAGCGGTGTTGCCACAGGAGCCAGCGGTGTTGCCACAGGAGCCAGCCGTGTTGCCACAGGAGCCAGCGGTGTTGCCACAGGAGCCAGCCGTGTTGCCACAGGAGCCAGCCGTGTTGCCACAGGAGCCAGCCGTGTTGCCACAGGAGGTGATGAGGAGCTGAGCATTCTAATGGGTTCCACAACAAGCCAGCCTCAGGACAACGGTAGTGTTGATCAAGTTGATGGAGCCACGGTTACCAACGCTAACGGTGCTGCAGCAAACAGAGCTGAAGGTGTAACAGAACCAGTGGATGACACG